A single region of the Ruficoccus amylovorans genome encodes:
- a CDS encoding helix-turn-helix domain-containing protein, with product MIAGVNSVERVAQRSRELRQKHGMTQQELAELADMSEKFLQQIESCRKKEIWVSTVERIARAFSLEAHEFLAPTLPTKSKPVRKVASSRVHK from the coding sequence ATGATCGCTGGGGTGAACTCAGTCGAACGTGTCGCCCAAAGAAGCCGAGAACTGCGCCAGAAACATGGCATGACCCAGCAGGAGCTGGCGGAGCTCGCCGACATGTCCGAGAAATTCCTCCAGCAGATCGAGTCCTGCCGCAAGAAGGAGATCTGGGTCAGCACGGTCGAGCGGATCGCCCGGGCCTTCAGCCTGGAAGCGCATGAGTTCCTCGCCCCGACCCTCCCCACGAAGTCAAAACCCGTCCGCAAGGTCGCCAGCAGCCGCGTCCACAAGTAA